One Saccharomyces mikatae IFO 1815 strain IFO1815 genome assembly, chromosome: 16 genomic region harbors:
- the RQC2 gene encoding Rqc2p (similar to Saccharomyces cerevisiae TAE2 (YPL009C); ancestral locus Anc_8.75) produces the protein MKQRISALDLQLLARELKQDLEGYRLSNIYNIADSSKQFLLRFNKPDSKLNVVVDCGLRIYLTEFSRPIPPTPSGFVVKLRKHLKAKRLTALKQVDQDRILVLQFADGHFYLVLEFFSAGNVILLDQNRRILSLQRVVLEHENKVGQVYEMFDESLFAAGNTPTSEYVVGTKIEYTSNTINEWIKATQTKYESDIAVIKQLNFQNKDDPKKKKVKVPSIHKLLLSKVPHLSSDLLSKNLNVFNIDPSESCLALLGKTDALAELLNSTQLEYNKLLTTSDRKGYILAKRNENFNSEKDTADLEFIYDTFHPFKPYISGENNNSSTIIEVEGPYNKTLDSFFSTIESSKYALRIQNQESQAQKKIDDARTENNRKIQALLNVQELNEKKGHLIIEYASLIEEVKLAVQGLIDQQMDWSTIEKLIKNEQKKGNKIAQLLNLPLNLKQNKISVKLNTSNIKESDSSSDEDSESEGSIIRSSSDSDSDEVSNLKEKNMKRKPSDTVNVTIDLGLSAYANASEYFNIKKTSAEKQKKVEKNVNKAMKNIEIKTDQQLKRKLKDSHSVLKKIRTPYFFEKYSWFISSEGFLVMMGKSPAETDQIYSKYIEDDDIYMSNNFNTHVWIKNPERTEVPPNTLMQAGILCMSSSEAWSKKIASSPWWCFAKNVSKFDSSDNSVLPEGAFRLKNENDQNLLPPAQLVMGFAFLWKVKTGENNDSGDDDDDDDDDDDDDDDDESEAKEQEKQEEENDHGVNGPPENDDENLDTESNDYESDSHEKEVEGESISSEIGSDSENIKANNGSDGMQRVAAESSSIISLLDSMNSNVRGKKGKLKKIQRKYADQDETERILRLEALGTLKGIEKQQQKKKEEIKKRELREDKKNRREKQKRLQALKFTKKEKAKVNYDKCKAELKPSLDKDDIVVDIIPVFAPWPALLKYKYKVKIQPGSAKKTKTLTEILHYFKNRAVDTSSTDKEMDWPQEHEMIKSLKEQDLVLLLCVDKLKITITGQKSTKNGDVTSRKGKKKTKSARTKKK, from the coding sequence GATTCGTCAAAGCAGTTTCTCCTAAGATTCAATAAACCTGATTCTAAACTGAATGTTGTTGTAGATTGTGGCTTGAGAATTTATTTAACCGAATTTAGCAGACCAATTCCCCCAACTCCTTCTGGATTTGTTGTAAAACTGAGGAAGCATCTGAAAGCTAAACGGCTAACAGCTTTAAAACAAGTAGACCAAGATAGAATTCTTGTTCTGCAATTTGCCGATGGTCACTTCTACTTAGTGCTGGAATTCTTCAGTGCAGGGAATGTCATTCTTCTAGATCAGAACAGAAGGATTTTGTCCCTGCAAAGAGTGGTTTTGGAGCATGAAAACAAGGTTGGTCAAGTTTACGAAATGTTCGACGAATCTCTTTTTGCCGCAGGTAACACGCCTACTAGCGAATATGTAGTAGGTACAAAGATAGAATACACCTCCAACACTATCAATGAGTGGATAAAGGCAACTCAAACCAAGTATGAATCGGACATTGCTGTTATCAAACAACTcaactttcaaaataaagatgatcctaaaaaaaaaaaagtcaagGTGCCTTCGATCCATAAACTACtactttcaaaagttcCTCATCTGTCTTCAGATCTACTATCGAAAAACCTTAATGTGTTCAATATAGATCCTTCGGAATCTTGCTTAGCACTTTTAGGTAAGACAGACGCACTTGCGGAATTGTTAAATAGCACGCAATTGGAGTATAATAAACTGCTGACTACTTCTGATAGGAAAGGTTACATTTTGGCcaaaagaaacgaaaatTTCAACTCTGAGAAGGATACGGCCGATTTAGAATTTATTTATGATACATTCCATCCCTTCAAGCCGTATATCAGTGGGGAGAACAACAATTCTTCCACCATTATAGAAGTTGAAGGCCCTTACAATAAAACATTAgacagttttttttcaacgaTAGAATCTTCCAAATATGCCCTACGTATACAGAACCAAGAGTCGCAAGcgcaaaagaaaattgatgatgCTCGTACCGAaaacaatagaaaaatacaagCTTTGTTAAACGTCCAGgaattgaatgaaaagaaaggtcACCTCATAATTGAATATGCATCCTTAATCGAGGAAGTAAAACTTGCTGTTCAAGGCCTAATCGATCAACAAATGGACTGGAGCACTATTGAGAAACTAatcaaaaatgaacaaaaaaaaggtaacAAGATTGCTCAGCTTTTGAACTTACCTTTGAATTTAAAGCAAAATAAGATCAGCGTTAAACTTAATACTTCTAACATCAAGGAAAGTGACAGTTCTTCGGATGAAGACAGTGAATCAGAAGGCAGCATTATTAGAAGTTCTAGTGATTCAGATTCAGATGAGGTAAGCAacttgaaagagaaaaacatgaaaagaaaacctaGTGATACGGTAAACGTCACAATTGATCTTGGTTTATCAGCTTACGCTAATGCCTCTGAAtatttcaatatcaaaaaaacaagtgccgaaaaacagaaaaaagttgaaaagaatgtcAACAAGGCTatgaagaatattgaaatcaaaactGATCAACaactaaaaagaaagctaAAGGATTCTCATAGTGTTCTAAAAAAGATTCGTACTCCgtacttttttgaaaagtataGTTGGTTCATTTCAAGCGAAGGGTTTTTGGTCATGATGGGCAAAAGTCCAGCTGAGACAGATCAAATCTATTCAAAGTacattgaagatgatgacatTTATATGTCGAATAATTTTAACACACACGTATGGATCAAGAATCCTGAAAGAACAGAGGTTCCACCAAACACTTTGATGCAAGCTGGTATACTATGTATGTCCTCAAGTGAAGCCTGGTCCAAGAAAATAGCTTCTTCCCCATGGTGGTGCTTTGCAAAAAACGTTAGCAAGTTTGATAGCTCTGATAATTCCGTTCTACCAGAGGGCGCCTTCCGACtaaagaatgaaaatgatcaaAATCTTTTGCCACCTGCTCAACTTGTAATGGGTTTCGCATTCCTATGGAAAGTAAAAACCggtgaaaataatgatagcggtgatgatgatgatgatgatgatgatgatgatgatgatgatgatgatgatgagagCGAggcaaaagaacaagaaaagcaagaagaagagaatgATCATGGAGTCAATGGGCCACCGGAGAATGACgatgaaaatttggatACAGAAAGCAATGATTATGAATCTGATAGCCATGAAAAGGAGGTCGAAGGAGAGAGCATATCATCTGAAATAGGTTCGGATTCGGAAAATATCAAGGCTAACAATGGCAGTGATGGTATGCAACGTGTAGCTGCTGAATCAAGCAGTATCATATCTTTGTTAGATAGCATGAACAGCAACGTCCGTGgtaaaaaaggaaaattaaagaaaattcaaagaaaatatgcaGATCAAGACGAAACAGAACGTATTTTGCGTTTAGAGGCTTTAGGCACTTTGAAAGGTATCGagaaacaacaacaaaagaagaaagaagaaataaagaagcGGGAACTTAGagaagataaaaagaacagaCGTGAGAAACAAAAGAGATTACAGGCTTTGAAATtcaccaaaaaagaaaaggctAAGGTTAACTATGATAAGTGTAAGGCTGAATTGAAGCCATCACTCGATAAGGATGATATTGTTGTTGACATTATACCAGTATTTGCTCCTTGGCCTGCACTTttaaaatataaatacaAGGTTAAAATCCAACCGGGAAGtgcaaagaaaaccaagaCTTTAACTGAAATATTACactatttcaaaaatagagCAGTAGACACTTCTTCAACTGACAAAGAAATGGATTGGCCACAAGAACATGAAATGATCAAAAGCTTGAAAGAACAAGACTTGGTTCTTTTACTTTGTGTCgataaattaaaaataacaatCACTGGGCAGAAGTCGACCAAGAACGGTGATGTTACTTCACGAAAGGGCAAAAAGAAGACTAAGTCAGCTCgaacgaagaaaaaataa
- the RET3 gene encoding coatomer subunit zeta (similar to Saccharomyces cerevisiae RET3 (YPL010W); ancestral locus Anc_8.76), producing MSSLSLYTVQAFLILDQQGERIYAKYYQPPHRSDDGNQLLFNSVKKQKEFEKQLHRKTHKQDSEILIFEDHLVLYKEYIDVTIYLVSSLEENEIVLQQGFSAIRGALDLILNSGMDKKNIQENYDMVILVIDETIDNGVILETDSNTIASRVSKPPTNEPQMALDLDKGFLGAWGFAKSKFQERLQQGL from the coding sequence ATGTCCTCTCTATCTTTATATACTGTTCAAGCTTTTTTGATACTGGATCAGCAAGGAGAAAGAATTTATGCAAAGTATTACCAACCCCCTCATAGGTCGGATGACGGAAACCAGTTGCTCTTCAATTCAGTGAAGAAGCAGAAAGAGTTTGAGAAACAACTGCATCGCAAAACTCACAAGCAAGATTCagaaattttgattttcgAGGATCATTTGGTTCTTTACAAAGAATACATTGATGTAACGATATATTTAGTCTCTTCGCTGGAAGAGAATGAAATTGTTTTACAGCAAGGTTTTTCAGCTATCAGAGGTGCTTTggatttgattttgaactCAGGCAtggacaaaaaaaacattcaagaaaattatgATATGGTTATATTAGTTATTGATGAAACCATTGATAATGGTGTTATCCTTGAAACTGACTCCAACACCATTGCATCCAGAGTTTCCAAGCCACCTACAAATGAACCCCAAATGGCATTAGATTTAGATAAAGGGTTTTTAGGCGCGTGGGGATTTGCAAAGAGCAAGTTCCAAGAGAGGTTGCAACAAGGCCTATGA